In Triticum urartu cultivar G1812 chromosome 6, Tu2.1, whole genome shotgun sequence, the following proteins share a genomic window:
- the LOC125515395 gene encoding uncharacterized protein LOC125515395 has translation MAWWRERVVAPVRRAWLAVARRARNRRSTGVVDLHRDVQTCGYDDVQVMWNMLSSEKHALGHRPAAPEKPPRRRALFWRASFWNVGKCVAR, from the exons ATGGCGTGGTGGCGCGAGAGGGTCGTCGCGCCGGTGCGGCGGGCCTGGCTCGCCGTGGCGCGGCGGGCGCGGAACCGCA GGAGCACAGGGGTGGTGGACCTGCACAGGGACGTGCAAACCTGCGGATACGACGATGTTCAGGTGATGTGGAACATGCTGAGCTCGGAGAAACATGCCCTCGGCCACAGGCCGGCGGCGCCTGAGAAGCCGCCGCGACGGCGGGCCTTGTTCTGGAGGGCGTCGTTCTGGAACGTCGGAAAATGCGTGGCGCGGTGA